Genomic DNA from Streptomyces sp. NBC_01571:
GCTCTCGATGTTCGGCCAGGCGCTGGACGGCGGCCACGAGCTGGCTCTCGCCAACGTCCGCCCGGTCGTCGAGGCCGCGGCCGCGATCGGCACCACCGTCACGCTGGACGCCGAGGACCACACCACCCTCGACTCGATGTTCGCCATCCACGAGGAGCTGCGGAAGGACTTCCCCGCGACGGGCTGCGTCATCCAGGCCTACCTGTTCCGCACCGAGGCCGACGCCCGGCGCCTCGCCGCCAGCGGCAGCCGCGTACGCCTCGTGAAGGGCGCCTACAAGGAGCCCGCCGAGGTCGCCTACCAGGACAAGGCCGAGACCGACAAGGCGTACGTCCGGGTCCTGCGCATCCTGATGGAGGGCGAGGGCTACCCGATGATCGGGTCCCACGACCCGCGGCTGATCTCCATCGCCCAGGAACTGGCCCGCAAGGCCGGCCGCAAGCTCGACGAGTACGAGTTCCAGATGCTGTACGGCATC
This window encodes:
- a CDS encoding proline dehydrogenase family protein, which encodes MLGPVILAASRSDRMRRFVSAAPGTKQVVARFIAGESVDQVVPVVQDAVAKGLAVTLDVVGEDITTRDQAFAARDAYLELIEHLRELDLGTKAEMSVKLSMFGQALDGGHELALANVRPVVEAAAAIGTTVTLDAEDHTTLDSMFAIHEELRKDFPATGCVIQAYLFRTEADARRLAASGSRVRLVKGAYKEPAEVAYQDKAETDKAYVRVLRILMEGEGYPMIGSHDPRLISIAQELARKAGRKLDEYEFQMLYGIRGEEHLRLAAEGHRMRVYTAYGTDWYGYFMRRLAEKPANLLFFARSILTKG